A stretch of Peteryoungia algae DNA encodes these proteins:
- a CDS encoding aspartate aminotransferase family protein: MAEATPLYQTYNRAPLRFERGEGVWLVTESGERYLDFAAGVAVTSVGHGHPHVVGALKDQADKVWHLSNLYEVPGQEALARRLAEVTFAERVFFTNSGAEALECAIKTARRYHFAKGHQEKFHIITMEGAFHGRTIATIAAGGQEKYLEGFGPKAPGFDQVPFGDLEALKAAITDSTAGILVEPVQGEGGIRPIPVEMLRALRDLCDEHGLLLILDEVQCGVGRTGKLFAHEWAGITPDLMAVAKGIGGGFPLGACLATEEAASGMKPGTHGSTYGGNPLAMAVGNAVLDVVLADGFLDNVRDTALVFRQGLASLKDRFPDVIEDVRGEGLMLGIKAKVPNTDLLMAMRDEHLLGVPAGDNVIRLLPPLTVTAEEARDGLARIEHAAEQIRAKAAVAASA; the protein is encoded by the coding sequence ATGGCCGAAGCTACGCCGCTCTACCAGACCTATAATCGGGCGCCGCTGCGTTTCGAACGAGGCGAGGGCGTCTGGTTGGTGACGGAAAGCGGCGAGCGCTATCTCGACTTCGCAGCCGGTGTCGCCGTCACGTCTGTCGGTCATGGTCATCCGCATGTCGTCGGTGCCCTCAAGGACCAGGCCGACAAGGTCTGGCACCTGTCGAACCTCTACGAAGTGCCGGGTCAGGAGGCGCTGGCCAGGCGCCTGGCGGAGGTCACCTTCGCCGAGCGCGTCTTCTTCACCAATTCCGGCGCAGAAGCGCTGGAATGCGCGATCAAGACTGCCCGCCGTTACCACTTCGCCAAGGGGCATCAGGAGAAATTCCACATCATCACCATGGAAGGCGCCTTCCACGGCCGAACCATTGCGACGATCGCCGCAGGTGGCCAGGAGAAATATCTGGAAGGTTTCGGTCCCAAAGCGCCTGGCTTCGACCAGGTGCCGTTTGGCGATCTTGAGGCACTCAAGGCCGCGATCACGGATTCAACGGCTGGCATTCTGGTCGAGCCGGTCCAGGGCGAGGGCGGCATCCGTCCGATCCCTGTCGAAATGCTGCGGGCGCTGCGCGACCTCTGTGACGAGCACGGCTTGCTGCTGATCCTTGATGAAGTCCAGTGCGGCGTCGGCAGGACCGGCAAGCTTTTCGCGCATGAATGGGCCGGCATCACCCCGGACCTTATGGCGGTTGCCAAGGGCATCGGCGGCGGGTTCCCGCTCGGTGCCTGCCTTGCGACCGAGGAAGCCGCTTCTGGCATGAAACCCGGCACCCACGGCTCGACCTATGGCGGCAACCCGCTCGCCATGGCCGTCGGCAATGCCGTGCTCGATGTCGTGCTCGCGGACGGTTTTCTCGACAACGTGCGCGACACGGCGCTGGTCTTCCGCCAGGGCCTCGCTTCGCTGAAGGACCGTTTCCCGGATGTGATCGAGGATGTGCGCGGCGAAGGCCTGATGCTGGGGATCAAGGCCAAGGTTCCGAATACCGACCTTCTGATGGCAATGCGTGACGAGCATCTGCTCGGTGTTCCCGCCGGCGACAACGTGATCCGCCTGCTGCCGCCGCTGACGGTTACGGCAGAGGAAGCGCGCGACGGCCTCGCCCGCATCGAACACGCAGCCGAACAGATCCGCGCCAAAGCTGCAGTCGCAGCCTCTGCCTAA
- the argF gene encoding ornithine carbamoyltransferase, whose translation MASSKHFLDLSAMTSGDLRSILEDAKTRKQATKAGTADKPLAGKMLAMIFEKPSTRTRVSFDVGMRQLGGETLFLSGTEMQLGRAETIGDTAKVLSRYVDAIMIRTTDHARLLEMAEHATVPVINALTDMTHPCQIMADIMTIEEHRGSVAGKTLAWTGDGNNVLHSLVEGAARFGYRMNMAVPLGSEPDDKILNWARNNGGEIMLCHDADRAVTGADAVITDTWVSMNQEHKARGHNVFQPFQVNAELMKKANDEALFLHCLPAHRGEEVTDEVIDGAQSVVFDEAENRLHAQKSILAWCLGAI comes from the coding sequence ATGGCCTCTTCCAAGCATTTTCTCGATCTCTCCGCCATGACGTCAGGGGATCTGCGCAGCATTCTAGAAGACGCAAAGACCCGCAAGCAGGCGACGAAAGCCGGCACCGCCGACAAGCCGCTCGCCGGCAAGATGCTCGCGATGATCTTCGAGAAACCCTCGACGCGCACGCGTGTTTCCTTCGATGTCGGCATGCGCCAGCTGGGCGGCGAGACGTTGTTCCTGTCCGGCACCGAAATGCAGCTCGGCCGTGCGGAGACGATCGGCGACACCGCCAAGGTGCTGTCGCGCTATGTGGATGCCATCATGATCCGCACGACCGACCATGCCCGCCTTCTGGAAATGGCGGAACACGCGACGGTGCCTGTCATCAACGCCCTGACGGATATGACGCATCCCTGCCAGATCATGGCCGACATCATGACGATCGAGGAGCATCGGGGCTCCGTCGCCGGCAAGACGCTGGCCTGGACCGGCGATGGCAACAATGTCCTTCATTCGCTGGTCGAAGGCGCTGCCCGCTTCGGCTACCGCATGAACATGGCGGTGCCGCTCGGCTCCGAACCGGATGACAAGATCCTCAACTGGGCTCGCAACAATGGCGGCGAGATCATGCTTTGCCATGATGCCGACCGCGCGGTGACCGGTGCCGATGCCGTCATTACCGACACCTGGGTGTCGATGAACCAGGAGCACAAGGCGCGCGGCCACAATGTCTTCCAGCCTTTCCAGGTCAATGCGGAGCTGATGAAGAAGGCGAATGACGAGGCACTCTTCCTGCACTGCCTGCCGGCGCATCGCGGCGAGGAAGTGACCGACGAGGTGATCGACGGCGCGCAGTCGGTGGTCTTCGACGAGGCGGAGAACCGCCTGCATGCGCAGAAATCGATCCTCGCCTGGTGCCTCGGCGCAATCTGA
- a CDS encoding Hsp33 family molecular chaperone: MAMKQAELGEFGFAGDDRVVPFQVDGLDVRGRAVQLGPLVNSILDRHAYPAPVARLLAEAIVLTVLIGTSLKFEGKFTVQTKGDGPVDLLVADFSSPESVRAYARFDEQAVADAVASGRASPEELLGEGMLAFTIDQGAYMQPYQGIVPLDGTSLEDIAGVYFRQSEQIPTRVRLGAAELFDRDEDGKPRRTWRAGGLIAQFLPDAPERMRHPDLHGGDGDDRDTDLHGDEAWDEARMLVDTIDADELTDPLVGVERLLFRLFHERGVRAYAPQVVHDRCSCSRDRLKGVLQGFTAEEIEASTEDGQITVTCEFCSTDYHFEPAELTPA, translated from the coding sequence ATGGCGATGAAACAAGCAGAACTCGGCGAATTCGGTTTCGCCGGCGACGATCGTGTGGTCCCCTTCCAGGTGGACGGTCTCGACGTGCGTGGTCGCGCCGTGCAGCTCGGACCGCTGGTCAATTCCATCCTCGACCGTCACGCCTACCCGGCGCCGGTTGCACGGCTTCTCGCCGAAGCGATCGTGCTGACGGTGCTGATCGGCACTTCGCTGAAGTTCGAAGGCAAGTTCACGGTCCAGACCAAGGGTGATGGCCCGGTCGACCTGCTCGTCGCCGATTTCAGCTCGCCCGAAAGCGTGCGCGCCTATGCCCGTTTCGATGAACAGGCTGTGGCGGATGCGGTGGCTTCCGGTCGCGCATCGCCCGAAGAACTGCTCGGCGAGGGCATGTTGGCCTTCACCATCGACCAGGGCGCCTACATGCAGCCATATCAGGGCATCGTCCCGCTCGACGGGACCTCGCTTGAGGACATTGCCGGGGTCTACTTCCGCCAGTCGGAACAGATCCCGACCAGGGTGCGTCTGGGCGCTGCCGAGCTCTTCGACCGCGACGAGGATGGCAAGCCCCGCCGGACCTGGCGCGCCGGCGGTCTCATCGCGCAATTTCTGCCGGATGCACCGGAGCGCATGCGCCATCCGGACCTGCATGGTGGCGACGGCGACGACCGCGATACGGACCTGCATGGTGACGAAGCCTGGGACGAAGCCCGGATGCTGGTCGATACGATCGATGCCGACGAGCTCACCGATCCCTTGGTCGGCGTCGAGCGGCTGCTCTTCCGCCTGTTCCATGAGCGCGGCGTTCGTGCCTATGCGCCTCAGGTGGTCCACGATCGATGCAGCTGTTCCCGGGACCGCCTGAAGGGCGTTCTCCAGGGCTTCACCGCTGAGGAGATCGAAGCGAGCACGGAAGACGGGCAGATCACGGTGACCTGCGAATTCTGCTCGACCGACTACCACTTCGAGCCGGCAGAGCTGACGCCGGCTTGA
- a CDS encoding MYG1 family protein, giving the protein MSIQYLVTHSGGFHADELLSSVILTRLFPDAKIVRSRAPDWITPATDRIIYDVGGAYDANAQIFDHHQRGAPLREDGQPFSSFGLVWKHYGKDYLAVLGVPVGHVDAIHESFDTKFVLPIDLLDNGALSPATAGPLADLTLPSLLETLKPVFDDRAPGSDDRGFQAALSIARAIVEAGIAQRASKLRAESMVLEAIAATGDRHVLELQMGMPFRPAIVKAGADHLLFVVHPRDKDWCITGIRKSENSFEQRADLPAAWAGLSNGDLEAVCGVEGASFCHNARFIAAARSREAILAMADIAVAEALQADKLTTEA; this is encoded by the coding sequence ATGAGCATCCAGTATCTCGTCACCCATAGTGGCGGCTTCCATGCCGACGAACTGCTGTCGTCCGTCATCCTGACGCGCCTTTTCCCGGATGCGAAGATCGTGCGCAGCCGGGCGCCCGACTGGATCACGCCCGCGACAGACCGCATCATCTACGATGTCGGCGGCGCCTATGATGCAAACGCCCAAATCTTTGATCACCATCAGCGCGGCGCTCCGCTCCGCGAGGATGGCCAGCCCTTCAGCTCCTTCGGCCTCGTCTGGAAGCATTATGGGAAGGACTATCTCGCCGTTCTCGGCGTTCCGGTCGGCCATGTCGATGCAATCCACGAGAGCTTCGACACCAAGTTCGTTCTCCCGATCGATCTGCTAGACAATGGCGCCCTCAGCCCCGCGACGGCCGGGCCTCTGGCCGACCTCACACTGCCGAGCCTCCTGGAAACCCTGAAACCCGTCTTCGACGACAGGGCGCCAGGCTCGGACGACCGGGGTTTTCAAGCGGCGCTCTCGATCGCCCGCGCCATCGTCGAAGCCGGCATTGCGCAACGGGCCTCCAAGCTCAGGGCCGAGAGCATGGTCCTCGAGGCGATCGCAGCAACGGGAGACCGGCATGTGCTGGAATTGCAGATGGGCATGCCCTTCCGTCCCGCGATCGTGAAAGCAGGCGCTGACCACCTGCTCTTCGTCGTGCACCCCCGCGACAAGGACTGGTGCATCACTGGCATCCGCAAATCGGAGAACAGTTTCGAGCAACGCGCCGACCTGCCTGCGGCATGGGCGGGATTGAGCAATGGCGACCTTGAAGCCGTGTGCGGCGTCGAAGGCGCCAGCTTTTGCCACAACGCTCGCTTCATCGCAGCAGCGCGTTCGCGCGAGGCTATCCTCGCCATGGCGGACATCGCCGTCGCCGAAGCGCTCCAGGCGGACAAGCTCACCACGGAAGCCTGA
- the apaG gene encoding Co2+/Mg2+ efflux protein ApaG, giving the protein MYRALTRDIEVLVEPYYLEEQSDPDDSRYVWGYRIVISNHSAKTVRLTHRYWHITDQNGQVDEVSGPGVVGEQPCLAPGDTYEYASGCPLDTPSGMMYGTYRMETDDGEAFDVEIPAFSLDSPGMVRTLN; this is encoded by the coding sequence ATGTATCGCGCACTGACACGGGACATCGAGGTTCTGGTCGAACCTTACTATCTCGAGGAACAGTCTGACCCGGATGACAGCCGCTACGTCTGGGGCTACCGGATCGTGATCTCCAATCATTCGGCGAAGACTGTGCGCCTGACGCATCGCTACTGGCATATCACCGACCAGAACGGCCAGGTGGACGAAGTGAGCGGCCCCGGCGTCGTCGGTGAACAGCCCTGCCTCGCCCCCGGCGACACCTATGAATACGCCTCCGGCTGCCCGCTCGATACGCCGTCGGGCATGATGTATGGCACCTATCGCATGGAGACCGACGACGGCGAGGCATTCGATGTCGAAATCCCCGCCTTCTCTCTGGACAGTCCGGGCATGGTTCGCACGCTCAATTAG